In the genome of Paenibacillus pabuli, the window TTTCACCTTTAATATGCGTGCGGGTCGTCCAGTTCCGACGATTGTGTGAAGAATGAATAAAGTGCAGCCGATTCCACCACAATAGTAGCATTTCCAACAGAAACCAGGGAATTGGAGTGTGGCAGGTATGGATCAACAAACGAAACAATTAACAAGGAAGCTGCTGCTGAACAGCAACTCCCGCGGAGTAACGGATGAGGTTGTGCCAATGGATGAGACGCTGGAGGATGCTGAATTTGGGGGAGAGTATACAGATGGAACTTTTCAGTCAGGGAGCTTCTGGGCAAGCTCAAATTCGATCCGTGAACATGAATGGCAGGGTCGAGTGGAGACTCATGAGATGTTCCGTCGTAGTTATGAGTAATGGCTTCAAGTATTAGGAATAGTTCGAGTCAGCTGTCATCAGCTTGGCTCATTTTTTTTGCGAAATTACCGATAAAATGTAGACAAGGCATGTCTGGAAATGGACATTTCCTCACGTTGACTTGAGGTTCATAGGATGATAATATACTAATATCATCTTAATACACATTAAACTTATCGGATTTATATATATTAACGAATCGAACAAGAGCAGGGAAGAATGGAAAGGGGAAATGGGCATGGAGCGTCAGATCAGTATTCGTCATGGACAGGATGAATTAACAGCCACGATTCATTATCCGGTCGTCAAAGACATCAAGGAGGGAAACCACCAACAGCGTGTACCTCTTGCTGTCATCTGCCATGGATTCGTAGGAAGTCGGATCGGTGTGGACCGTCTGTTTGTGAAGACTGCGCGTGAGCTGGCCGAAGATGGGTATTTGGTGCTGCGTTTTGATTATATTGGCTGTGGGGAGAGCAGCGGTGAGTACGGGGCTGAAGGTCTTGAATCCATGATTACCCAAACACGTTCTGTGCTGGACTATGCGATAAACTGCAGTGATGTAGATCCAACCCGTGTAACGCTGATCGGTCATAGTCTGGGCGGAGCTGTTGCTCTGCTGACTGCTGTCCGTGACAAACGGGTCAAGAATCTCGTCATGTGGTCATCCGTTGGATACCCGTTCAATGATATTGTGAAAATTACCGGACGTGATGTCTACGATGAAGGGGTGAAACTGGGATCTGCTGATTATCTCGGCTACAAGTTTACACCCGCATTCTTTGAATCACTGGCTGAACATCAGCCCTTCCAGGAAGCCGTTAAATTTAACGGGGATGTTCTCGTAGTGCACGGCACGTCGGATGAGACTATCCCTGTAGATTACGCATTCCTGTATCAAAAGGTATTCTGGATGCGGCAGGAAGGCCGCTGCGACAAGGAAATTATTTTCCAGGGTGATCATACCTTCTCTTCCGGTAAAGAGCGTGAGCAGCTGATTACGCGTACGAGAGAATGGCTCGGAGAACGTCAGAAGATCGAACAGGATTGGCAGCACTGGATGATCTAAGGATGTCAGCTTGGAAAAGAGCCTTCTTCGGGGTAAAATAGAAGGGTAAGCATCCTATCCGTGTCTGGAGGTTGGCAGCAATGACATTACCCGCATTATTCATTGCGCATGGTTCTCCCGCTCTGGCGGTGGAGAGCAATGACTACACTCACTTTTTGAACCAGCTTGGAAACAGGCTGCCGGCTCCGAAAGCCATTGTTGTATTTACGGCGCATTGGGATTGTCCCGAACCGTCCGTGACAATGGATGATGCACATCAGACCTTGCATGATTTTTACGGATTTCCCTCTAATATGTATACAATGAATTATCCTGCACCTGGTCAGCCAGACCTTGCGAATGAGATTTGCGCCCTGTTCACTCGGAGTAATCTTCCACATCAACCGGTTCGAGGCCGAGGATTGGATCACGGTGTATGGGTCCCTCTGTTACACATGTATCCCGAGGCCGATATTCCTGTTATTGCAGTATCTGTCGATTCGCTGCGTTCCCCGCAGGAACAGTATGATATCGGCCGGATGCTGGAACAGCTGCGACATGATAATGTGCTGATCATAGGCAGTGGCGGAACAGTTCATAACCTGCGCATGCTTGGCACCAATGATGAACCGCAAGACTGGGCAGTGGAATTCGATAACTGGATTGGTGAGCGTCTTGAGCAGTGGAATACGAGAGAATTGTTTCAATATGACAAAAAAGCGCCCCATGCCCGCACAGCGGTTCCATCTTATGGAACGGAGCACATTGCTCCCTTGTTCTATACCATGGGTACGGCCGATATGTCACGATCTGCTAAACGTCTATTTCAATCGTATCCTTATGGTACGCTTAGTTTGAACTGCTGGCAGTTTGGTGACGGCGTATAACTTGGAACAGACAACAGAACGGGAAGAGGTATATTGGTTTTATTGGACAATGTAAATACAACTAGTTCATTGACCAGACCGGTCTTTGGTTTTTGAACAAAAAAAGGTTTCTGAGGCCAGCGTAACGGGCCTTAGAAACCTTTTTCTATGACTTGAGCATTTTGCAAAACTGGTATAGATCACTTCCGAATCTCAAAAAGCTCACATGCTGTACGTGAATGATAAGCCAGTTCACTAACACTGGATTGCACGACAACCGTGTTACTGTCAAAACGGATAATGACGCCGCCGGAATCAATCTGGTGATTATCTTTAAAAACACGAATCTTATGCTTCAATTCCATGGCTTCCTGGAAGTCGGCATCAGTTTCAAGACGTCGCTGGGTTGGCATATCATGTACTCCTTTGATTATAATTAATCGATATGTTCATCATAATACGTGTTTCTGCAGATGAGCAAGTCAGATGACAGACAAGCATCTATTAAGAACAAAAAAGTCCTGCTCTCCAGGGGGAGGGGAGCAGGACCGGAAAATGTCTATTTAACTTTAGGCTGTTTTGTGCGTATGGTTTATCGTAGGCGTATCTTTGGGTTGGCTGCCTTTATTGCGAGTGATCAATCCGCGAAGGTAAGGCATTACCCAGCGATCCAAACCGATTTTACCAGCATTTGCACCAGCAACTACAAGGAAGATTTCCATCAGAACCAGTTGAGCATTCGTGCTTACAGTTCCCGAGAAGAGGAACGCGAAGTTCATGACCATTGCCATCAGTGCTGCCAGTGTTGTGAAGCATCCGAGAATGAGACCCAGACCTACAAGGAATTCACCGAGAGGGATAACGAAGTCGAACAGTCCTGCATTTGGTACCGCGAATTTTTCAAGGAAGGTTGCCCACCAAGCTTGCACTGCCGGGTGATCACCAGTTGCTTTTTCTACAG includes:
- a CDS encoding alpha/beta hydrolase encodes the protein MERQISIRHGQDELTATIHYPVVKDIKEGNHQQRVPLAVICHGFVGSRIGVDRLFVKTARELAEDGYLVLRFDYIGCGESSGEYGAEGLESMITQTRSVLDYAINCSDVDPTRVTLIGHSLGGAVALLTAVRDKRVKNLVMWSSVGYPFNDIVKITGRDVYDEGVKLGSADYLGYKFTPAFFESLAEHQPFQEAVKFNGDVLVVHGTSDETIPVDYAFLYQKVFWMRQEGRCDKEIIFQGDHTFSSGKEREQLITRTREWLGERQKIEQDWQHWMI
- a CDS encoding DODA-type extradiol aromatic ring-opening family dioxygenase, which produces MTLPALFIAHGSPALAVESNDYTHFLNQLGNRLPAPKAIVVFTAHWDCPEPSVTMDDAHQTLHDFYGFPSNMYTMNYPAPGQPDLANEICALFTRSNLPHQPVRGRGLDHGVWVPLLHMYPEADIPVIAVSVDSLRSPQEQYDIGRMLEQLRHDNVLIIGSGGTVHNLRMLGTNDEPQDWAVEFDNWIGERLEQWNTRELFQYDKKAPHARTAVPSYGTEHIAPLFYTMGTADMSRSAKRLFQSYPYGTLSLNCWQFGDGV
- a CDS encoding DoxX family protein; its protein translation is MFSFNQWLRENKVAMWILTVLRVYIGYDWMTHGWGKLTGGFEAGGFLAGAVEKATGDHPAVQAWWATFLEKFAVPNAGLFDFVIPLGEFLVGLGLILGCFTTLAALMAMVMNFAFLFSGTVSTNAQLVLMEIFLVVAGANAGKIGLDRWVMPYLRGLITRNKGSQPKDTPTINHTHKTA